CATTCCGCCAACAAAGCCATCGTGTTTCAAGTAAATCTGAAATAAACTTTTCGTTTCCTTTACAATTTTAGAGCATGTGCCTCTTCAATCTCTCAAGAAATATAAAATCCCTGTCAGTTTTCCGGCGACGCACTTTTATCTAGCATAAGCGCTTTACTGAACCGAAAAAGTACAGGCATGGTGATTGCCGTCTCCATTTTATCTAAACACAAAAACTAGGTGTTAGTATCAAGATAAATGCTCTTCCGTCGATTCTAACCCCGCTTCTTATGCTGTaagaaatatatgaaaaaaaatcacTATACAATTATACGAACTGATGCAGCGAAGCTGCCACAACAGGGGCTTTTGATTTTCGATTTGCACCCTACGCCTGCCTAATGAATTGCTGAATCTGACATCGCCGTCACTTTTCGTTTCCTATCCTACACAAGCTTCTggtcatcattgtcatcatctgcctgactacgctcactggaggagaaaggcctctcccacatctctccaattaaccctgtcctctgcaaGCTACGGCTACGCTATCCCCGAAGACTTGATATAtcacctcatccgcccacctgacatTCTGcttccccctgctacgcttcccttatcttggaatccactcctttaacagcggttaccttgcctttgcattacatgctcaGCCCAAGCCCATGTCTTCATCTTTAtgtcgactaggacgtcattaacgcgcgtttgctccctcaccttCTAAGCCTTCCttcgctctcttaacgttacacctatcatttttgtttccatgagtccctacgttgtccttaacttaagctgaacccttttcattatcctccacgtttttgccccagGGGTAAGTActggtgagatacagctgttatacactGTTCTTCTGGTGGCTGGAAACTTCTGAAGTGTCCAGATAGGGTAGAAGCCTTCCGGATGGTGGACGCCGGCGGAGAGTGGTCGTGGGTGTGTAGTGGGCTCCTCTCAAGGGCTTGTAGTGAGTGAATCTATCTGGTGGGTGGAAGTGGGTTTCATTCCACTACTGCGTGGGCTTCTGGAGGGTGAGAAGGGTGGAGTCCTTCTGGAAGGTGGAACGGGGCGAAGAGTGGAGGTTGTGCGCGTGCACAGGGGCTCCTCTCATGGGCTTTTGGTGCGGTGACACTTTTTCACGGTGCAGGTTGGTGCTGGGTTGCGCTCCTGGGGGATAAAGGGAGTAGAATGATGCATTTGGTCTAGTGGGTAAGGGCTGGGTTGGTTTATGGATTCTGAAGGGTGGAGATTGGTGATGACTGGGTGTGATTGGGTGTGTGGGTGTGTAGTAGGCTTCTCTCTTGTGCGTCTGGTGTGTCAAGGTATTCTGTAGTGTGGCCGAGTGTGGAGAGTAGAGCTGGGAGGGGCTTCTGTAGGGCAGAGGCTTCACTCCTTTGCTGTCACAAGCCGACGCTTGGATTCTGCGGAATGGAACTGCTACTGCTGTAGCAACAAAAGCATATACCATGACGCTTTGTGCCGCTGTCTTAAATTTTCTTTGCACGTCGTAGGCGTAAAACTACTGCGAAATTACACTGACACGAACTAATGGTCTAGTTTCAGAGCCAAGCACTATTCCGTACAATTCGTATGTTCTACCGTTTTAAGTTGGAACAAGTGAAAAATATCCGAAGCATCCGAATACCATCACGTGACAAAATACTAATTGAACAGTATTCACCCAACATTTCCGCAACTCAGCTTCTGAGATGAGGGTAACTACGCACGTAATGTTAGCGCATTAACTTCATCGCTTGGAACCGTCGTCGCAAAACGTCAGTTTTCAACTCAGGGCCGTTTAATTCTGGTCAGGCGTCCCACGCAGCTAAACACATTCCTCTTCAAAATTCTTTTCAAGCCACTGACAAGCCGCTCTTCCTCGTTGTTGAACAGCTGTTTGGATAGGTAGCGAAGCGACTTGTCCTCTTCTCCGCTGAAAGACCTCGCTTCGAAGGTAGGCAGCCCAAGGTTCGTGAGCGTGACTTCGTCAGCGCAGAGCCGAACTCTGCCGTCCCGGCGGTTACGGCGGACAACAAATCGAACGGTGAGGTCGGTTCCTTTCACGACTGTATCAAATTCTCCGCCTACTTCTGCGAAAAAAGAGAGTAAACGTTTGTAGGACTAGGCTTATCGGCTTTGCGGCAtgaatcagcgaaagctgttatagctttggtttagctaTAGCCCGTGGGACAACCCTCAGGTTGCGAGTTAGTCCGCCCTCTTCCTTCCACGATACCCACCCTCTGGGTTCTTACCGTGGCAGCTACCTTCTGGCTGCGCATTCCTCCGCCATGacctagcaacctgcccaccgtgacaaGCAGCAGTGAAATCATTTCGCTGAGTAATGTCCTACGCTTGACGTCGTAGGTTACACGCTATAATGCAGGGCCATTAGGCTAAACCAACCCTATATCAGCTTTCACTGCATAAATTTACAGAAGCTACTGcggactgcttacgtgctgtgaatgcgaaatcaTTTGTTTGTCGTCGTGGGCTACTAGCTATGTTTGTTTACTAGTTAGTAGTAGTTATTAAGTATTACTAATGTCTCAAAGGCCTTTAGATTGAAGACCTTTGTGGTATTGGCCTTTAGGTTGAACGCATTGAGGTCAAAGGTATTTCGCGTGAAGGAATTTATGCCAAAGACCTTTAGGGTGACGGTCTTAAGGTTGAAGACATTTACAGTAAACGCCTTTAGGCCTTTACCATACCCTAAAACGTGTCTTTATCCTAAAGGCTTTCACCCTATAGACAAACTAAAGACCATTTGGTGTCTATGTGCACGTCGAGTCCCCTATTGACTCTTTAACGGTTGCAATGGCAGCTGTGCTGATAATGCCTGTGTATTTTTGATAACCATTTCGTCTGGACGACATTGCAGGGTTTCACTGCCAATGGAACGTATGATATTTTGGAATCAAATAATCACAGGGTGGTTACGAGTTTGCAACGCGAAAAGCTCAGCGTTAGCAGGCTTGTGATCgcgaaaaaatacagaaatactaGAGTTGACGTATCAGGATTTTCTGGTAATGTGATCACTAATTTGGAAAAATAGGGGTTTTGAGATAACGagatttttttcggcatagtgACACCAGTGTTGTCGTACATAAAAAATCGGGCGAATCATGCTAACTAGTAAATTAATTACCTAAACGTTTTAACTAATAAAGATAGGCTCCTGATTGCAAGTAGAAATTGGTAGACGGCCGTTAGTAATAACCGTGTAAAACTTCGAAAGCAcaattaccctcggtgctgtggctcgacaaaatttggctatctCGACTAGATACACGCaatggaggggttgctttgcctgcatgcttctctAAATTATATTTTGGCATGGTGAAGACAAAACTAGTTAAGCCACAGCAGGAAGGGTAGtgacgttttcaaaattctaaaaacttgtaTGCCTaatactaacggccggctacaaatctctaatttctATCAGGTACCTATTGGTAATAGAGTTGACTGTTAGAATTTAGTTGACGACTTTAGTAGTTAACATAATTCGTCACTTTTTTGATGTCCGCCAACATTGGCAtgactatgccgcaaaaagctcctctttacctcaaaaattaccgatcaccttccctgaaacacccgaGAGTGTATGCCCTAACCACTAGGTCAACACAGGAATGGCCTAATGGTTTAGTCATCCGCCTCGTATTAAGGAGATGCGTAAAGGCTGAACTCGTATGTCTGATGTGCACTGTAACCGGCGGCTGCCCGAAGGTTCTGTTTCGCCCGTGGGTGGCCAGCGGCGGGCTAGCGCAGGTCGAAGGCGCAAAACTCGTAAAGGAGAATAAGAGCAGCTAATTATTTAACTACTAAGCCACGAGAGTGGGGTCCTTATATGCGGGAGCTGCTGGGCTCGTAGGTgaatgctgaattttttttttaccggtggTGCTTTGCATCCTCCGGGCCCGGAACACTATGCGGACGCGCCGCCGACGCCATCTCTTTTAGGAACGAGCTAAGACCCAACGCTGTAAAAACTTGAAAGTGCGCAGAACACTTTGGTTAATCTCGATTGCCAAACCACGTGTATCCACTCTAGCCTGTCTCACCTCAAAAATTGGCACCGAATAAATCGTGTATGAGGTGTAATAAGTTAAGGTTGACGTTGTACACTATTACTGATTAATTTGATACATGATAAATTATTACTCCTAGTCGCTGTCCATTGCGTTGGTTAAAAATTGTTTCTTCAACACCTAAAACATTTTCATTATTTATTatatgccttgagtcttagacaTTTGTTTCCTCTTCTTTCTGCTAAAAATAAATTTCAGTACCCTAGTCCACATCATACGAAATGAGAAACACACATTTTCCGTAAGAAGAGAGGTCTAAAATTTAGAACAGCCAGTTGGTAAAAACTCAACAGTCTTTAAACGCAAGGTGGGCAGAAAACTGGTTGACGCCAGCGCTTGTGCTACCCATTATTTTTTTTGTCTTGCGcttaacccttacaaaaatggtctatagacagtctatagacttcttaatCCCTCTATTCTCTTGTTATAAATattttcgtctattcatagtctatcgactgtgtatagacaaaagtctactaaaagtgtatggacataaatctatagattgtagactgtccataggatttgtatttcctatagaCTTTTCCCTACTGTTTGCCTATAGAAATGCTACAGATGTTTACGACAGAAGTTTGAGGACAGTCTACCgaatgtctaaagaaatttttgtaagggaaaggCTCCACTGTAGCAAAATAAAGACGGGCGCTGTCAATTCAAAGTCGATGGAAATTTTCACTATGAACAACCAGCTCACCCAAATGCAACGATGTCAATTCAAATCATTGGCATGCAGCTACAGTGCAGTccgtgtccaacattcttggacaaacgTTTTGAATATTGGAAGACTGTAAGGTACTGGTACACCAATATTGAGGCAAATGGTTCATTTTGCCACAATATGAAAATCTCTTTTTTTTGGTGTTTACATAGGTCGAATAGAGCCGTTAAtaatgccatagaaaaccaacggggaacgcatTTGACGCCAGCAAAAACGTTTATAGCAAAAATTtaaagcctgccgacgggagacatgctgatatattgactgttacagtgaaatcttgcaatatacgAAGAAATTGCGacattcaaaaatgcttttgtccagaattgttgggtattgTATTGAAAAATGTAAATGTTTCAATGGGTGCAGGAAATAGGATTATGGACCATTTTGTTTAGTTTTATAttattaacgtcccgaagcggctCGGGCTATGAAGTTTGCCGTAAAAGAAAATTTCGGCCAGCTGGGTTTCTTTAAGGTGCACCCACAttgaacagcacacgggcccctaccATGTCGCCTCCGTTTAAACGTGAAAGACGTGGATTCGACCCGGCTGCGGAGTTaaccctataaaaccaaaccaaacgttcaGTAATCCTGTTTGGTGAGCCGATTCAAACATACATACATTTTTCAACAGGAAGGTTACAATATAGCGATTACCTGCGTTGCCATCACTACCATGGCGTGCGCCGAGCTTCCACCAGAGGGTCGACAGTACGGTGGAGAGAGTGTACCTGGCTTCGACCGTATCCTTTCGGCCCCGGAAGCAGTAGCGTTTGAAGCCCTTGGCATCGTGCTGCCCCACCTGGGTTACATTCAACTTCCAGGCCGTGGTGTTGGCGTAGTCGTACCCGCTGACCCTGCCGCTCACGCCGGGAAGCGGGATCTTTCCTGGCGATTGATTTCTGATCATCTCGAGCAAATCCATCACGGTCAAGTCGCCGACTGGTGGCCAGTCTGGGAACGGCGGACAGCCATCATCAAACTCATCAGCATACGATTGAGCTCATCGTAGAAGAAGGCGCTCACGTTGCGACCTCCAATAACTATTTAAACTCAGGTTCATGAAGTTCGGATCCATTCTCTCACTCTAAGAGACTGATCACTGGCTATATGTCGTGCTCAAACGCGTCCTGGCTAAGACCTGCATGTCTTTTGTTGTTTTCTTGTGTGCTTCAACTTTCGCGCTGGTTTTCCGAAATCCATTCCTGCTCAAGAAAATTGAGTGACATTAGTTTCAGCTAGGATGCCGTCAAGCGCTTGCTGTCTTAGTCATAATTTTATCCTTCCGACCGTGGACGTTATAATTAGCCTTTTCCTTACTGTCGCTCCCGGTGTTTTTCCCAGCCTAGCCGCTTTCGACATTACAGATCGATCTATAAAAGAGCTGAATAGATTTGCCTGTCACAGGCAATCGTTTATTCTCTAGCACACCGAAATGGCAAGTACTATATTGGTTCAGTCACGGCACTTATAAAGACATAAGCGCTTAGATTTAATTAATCTCAAGTGAAAGAGAAACGTAACTGACCGCCAAAAAGTACGAGGAAACCTAAAAGCTTAAACATAACTTGCTTGGTACACTGCAAAAGTTAATAAATAGCATACATCTGATAGGACAATTCTACGAAAACAACTGCATTTGCCCTGAATTATTACTTTCATGGTTTTACTCGAATCACTGCTTTTTACCGTAAGCCAGTGCTTCACACGCTCGATAGAAGTTTTTTGAAGGGAACAGGTGGAGGTGGTGAGTGGGTGTGTTTCTGGAGGTTGGCGGTGGAAGTGTGGGCAGCCTCCTCGGTGCGGAGGTAGGTGGAACTTCTGGGGGGAATCTGGCTTTCACACTGCGTCTTCGAATTCGGTTTCGCCGTCGTTTAGACAACAGGGAAAGGTGGGCTAGTTAAAGGTTCGTACTTTTATGCTTATAGTAACATTGAGAACGACGTGGGACGACGAGAGAAACAGACAGTGACCGAGGGCAGAACTTCAACTGAGTTTTACCTCGTAGACAAATCACATTTATACGTTCGTCGTAATCACacctggaaaataaaaaaaataaaaagaatgatggtcgatttgcgcaGTTAGGCCAGATGCGAACTAGGTGTGCTAGctgttcggttttcacttcggttccggtgttcagatacagtgttttcttttttttttgaacgcgAAATTTATtgtcccagggcatcaatgatgggtgaaggtgtggtgaataatctaaatgaatggaaaaaggttagctgatttgatgaagtccagtagagaacgatggtacggtccctgcgtccaggcaatgtataaataagggttgcttggtgaaagacctgctgccATCacgtgccggatccttgtaggcttgagagctgggcagtcgcaCAGTAAGTgctgaatgtcggcctcaatgtcctcgcgttcacatatcggacaccctggcctaGGAAACAAATATCGGTagtgaggccacttccgagtaaCGGCAGGTGTGacggcaaccccgacccggatcctcctaagcgcaacctcctcttcacgggtaagaccgcggcggagggttaccgcacacggagggatgagagcacgtgtgcggcgccggaggagttcctttcttgatgaaagtagggtaaaattgtccaaatgagggagccgaggcggtgatgagttagaattcgcaaggcgggtcgctaaatctgcctccctttgataggtcagcagatcccgtgggacccactcaatacgtactggctgcgggatgcgtgccgcgagccggtggatgtcctgacataacgtgggacagcggctaacacgtcgtagcaaccggacaacttgaagggcgtcagtgcggatgactacgcgggccgcagggagcatagttaagttgaccacagagcagagtgcttctttaACTGCAACGacctcagcacaaaaggacgaagggggttccgtaagctgaagccaagaggtttgattcagggcacgtctgcacgggcagtagatagctgttgttgctctGCAGttttgtatgcttgcgtctacgtagacaacaatggatccttcaggcaggcaagcatcttgttcctcaaattttgTTCCTCAAATGGTGGTATCGCCGAGAGGCTGTTCATTGCTTCGCCAGATACAGTGTtcatggatggcagttgttcggacagCGGTAATGGGTTAATCTGCAATATATGCGCTACTGGTCAATCtcactcatagatccctgggagtcttcctaccactcctggcgcagtggtgcagcggtcaaacGAGTTGTCACTGCCCTTCTGTgaacaggtgctgccatcggtgggacttgggttacTTGGGTTGaggtgcgacccaggttgctctgcccGAGCAGCCGTTCAcaattaattgagctgccgcctggAACGGTGGGCAGGTGAGTCGCCTGCCACAAAACTGtcttcagacaaacacacagtGGCTAAATGCAGGGTATAGCCACTGTTAGTGCTAGCGCATGCACTAAAACTGTCATGCTGGCGTGTGTGGCACACACTTCTATCTAGGTTTAACCAGCAGGATAGTTTTTGTGGTGATTGTTTGTTAGTTTTCACGTCTGATTACGACGAATGTGTAAACGTTACGTGTCTCTGAAATAAATCTCAGTTGAGGTTCCGCGATCCGTCCTGCCTGTTTCTTCCGTCGTTCCATGTTCACGCGCTTACAATATGCATACAAGTTCGCCGTCACAATCTCGTTCCGTCACTGCATGTGCCTGTAGTGTGCGCAGACCTTGTGAAAAGATTAGAAGGTGGCGGTGGGTGAATGAGCAGACCCCTATCTAAGGATCTAGGAGTGCGCGATGCGAAGGTGATTACTGTTTCTGCCGGGTGCTGGCTTCGGTCTCCGAACCCAGGCAAACGCCATCATTTTTGTATGGCGACATTGGTACTGCTTATGCAATAAAATAAGCAAACATAAAGGGTCATTTTTGTAAATAGACTGAGAAATCTTTCTCATACACAGATAATACGTATTCCATCAGAAACTAAATTCAATATCTTAGTACTACACAGCTATGAGAACACAACGGGAAAAGATCTTCTGGTTTGTGCTCGACATTGTATTGTTTGTTTAGAAAACAAATTCGATAAGTAATACTGTAGGAGCGCAAAAATTATAACAGAAATGttataaaaaaacaacaaagcttTGACAAACTTTGCGCTAGAGATATGAAGACCGCATTTTTGTCCCATAAAAATGGCCAGATGCCAGCTCAAACTACGCCATTTATTATTGGGTCctgaaaaataaaatagaatagcAACAACCACTTCTAACTCAACTGTGAAGTATATTTTATGTATAAGTAAACTATATCCAGTATTACCCAATAAACGCTAGAAGTCCCAGACGGGAGCCGCAGGTTTACATTCAAGCAGTGCGAAGCTCGCCACGTGATTCATGCTATTCCTGCAAATGTCGCACCAGGCCTTGTGCATACACTATCCTTTTTTACTAGTTTTATTCGCGAGCTTGGCTATTTTCAAAAAGTATGGGGTCTTTTAGAAGTCACAGTAACACCAAACATAACTTTAATGAAAGAAACTTGTAAACAAGTTGAGTTCAGTGACTGTCAGCTTCTCTTTTTTAGGAGAGCAAGAGAAATTGCAGCTAAACAGGACAGTACATCTATTAACGCAGCAGCCTACCTCAAATAAATCAACACGGGTTAACTTACGGCCCGTTTGGTATTTCGAAGAAATTAGAACAAAACAATAATTCTACGCGATAGCTTGGACAAAGAAAACCGCAATCATATCACTACACTTCAAAGTATCTTTAAGTATGTTAAGTCAGAATCTGTAACCATCTTAACACTGTTCAATGTCCCCAAATTGAAGAAATTTACGCGGTTACTTTACTTGGTAACAAAATTGTTGTCGATAAAGAAGATGCAACAGTTCGCCTTCACTTGCAAACTAGTTTTTTAAGTGACCATTTTCTACTCCTGTGGAGTAGTTTAAATTCACAATTAAGAGAGATTATACTGCAACGTGAAATTTACTTCAGCGTTTTCCGATGATCTAGCATCGATAGTAAGATTAGATTTTAGAAAAGAACTTGAAAAAAAAGCGCACCCAGGGCTAAATTTTGTCAGAGCAAGTGCGCGTCCCAAAAACCCTTGAATATAATAAGTAACTGACGATGCTTCGTATAGGAGGCACCACTGTTCTACCTGTTCGTGAACACATGGCACGCGCCACTCATttggtggcttttttttttgttatcttaCGTCCCATACTcaagtttttcattttatttatggGCTACGGGTTAGCTAGTTTGTGCTTTATATATTTCATTACACGTGATAACGCTATGTTTTCTTCTCCCTTCATTCAGGCCTGCACGTGCGCGCATTTTTAAGACCAAATGGTATATCACAAATGAAAAACGCAAACAGTATCACAACAGTAAATCAGCCGCACAGAAAAGCTCCGACTCCAGGCGATGAACTGACATACATGCAACTCAAATTAGCTTGCCCTATTGAAAGTGAAGAGTCGCGTTTTCCAACCTTCTAGAGGTGCGATGTGTCAGCTAACAAAGAAGGGAGTCGGGGTCCACAGAGGTAGATAAAACTAGCTGCATACCCTATTGAATAATTTCAATAGGTTTGAATgagtcagcaaataggattaatGTCACATTTGCTTTTGTTATTTAGTATTAACGTCCCGAGGTGACTCTGGCTCTGAAGGACACCGCAGTGAAgtgctccagataatttcgacctcctggggttctttaacctgcactgacatcacacagtacacgaaaGTCACGgtttcgatcccgtccgcggcagtcgcatttcgacggaggcgaaatgctagatccccatgtactgtgcgatgttagtggacGTTATTAACCCCAGAGggccgaaattatccagagccctccactacggcgttcctcatagcctaagtcgcctTGGAATAATAATcctaaaaaccaaaccaaatgtgccataatcctatacGCTGACCCATTCGAACCTAGACcggaaagacgcgtgttcgatcccggccgcggcggttgaatttagatgagggcaaaattctagaggcccgtgtgttgtgcgatgtcagtgcacgataaagaaccccaggtggtcgaaatttccggagccctccactacggcgttcctcagaaCGTGAgtggctttgagacgttaaacccccataagccatataGATTTTTCAATGGGGCGACCACAATCATAATGCTGCAAGCAACTTTATTGCGGCAAGCGCACATGAAAATGCCGCAATAACTATTCTTATAATGACGATGTCAGACCTGTTGCCTCTGTGCCCTAAACCGAGATGTAATCCAAAGTGATTGGGCTGATCCCACCACTGCATTTTACCACAGCAGAATTTTAACGAGCACTGCTAAGACTctattgcagatttttttttttgacgacaTCAATGTTCGTGAACAAGGGAGCAAATTATTCATTTGCATCCACCCAACGCAGTCATACGGCTGTAAAAGAAAGCTTTGTagccctaaacatttgaccaacactgtccCCACTTCGAGtcattgatcaattcgctctcaccgTGCCATATAGCCATCCCGATTATCTCATTTCAGGTGACGCGGTGGTCCCTGTTTCGAACCACGGagaaggacgaatttttctttaactacgaagtttctgtggaagctgttaGCTTTCTTTTCTAGCCGTTTGGGTGCGCTTTGGGTGGATGCAAACGAGtaattacaaatttactccgccTTTGGGGATTCCTCTAAATATTTCGCCAATGTTCGTGAAATGCAATGTCCCAGGAAAGATACAGGTTGACTATTTGTGTGCTGAATTACTCACTCCGGCATACTCGTGTCCTGGAGGAAACCACTGAGATGACCAGGCATATTGTCGCCCACGCGGTCGTGCCTCTAGCCATCTCTAAATGGAAAACAAAAATTAGGGGGCACTTCAGCTTCGtcttaaggctatgacgcgacagcgtgaaTGAAATTAGCATGCATCAGTTGGCACACCATCCCACGTGATGCACCACAGGACACACAAGGTCGTGCTTTAGCCGGATCAAACGAAAGTGCTTTAGTGGTTTAGGGGTAGCATATCTCAATCGCAACGCAGAGGTCAGTGGTTTGGTACCAAACTAATTGTCCCAATTTTATTTTCAGATAAATAATTTACTGTACATCCTTACAAGTCATAATGACATTTGAGTCATGCTGTGGTGCCATAAGCACAATTTCATTATAGTTTTAatcattttcattccacagctcaacgTGTGGCGTCGCAACCCTCTCGATCATTCGCGATTTTCCATACATTCCAGATTTTCCAGCACCAGCAACAATTGCGGTTTCTGCGCTAAACGGAGcttcacatcatcatcatcagcctgacagcgcccactgcaggtcaaaggcctctcccatgtctctctaattaaccctgtcctctaccagctgcgcccaccatatgcccgcaaacttcttaatctcgtgcgcccacctaattttctgcctcCCCGTGCTACGCCAAatgtttcgtgcttagcaatgcaaCACCGCCAGAATTTTTTAGGAAAGTTAACGGCGTAGTAACTGTCGTACGTCTCGTcgcacacctcaaccgcaccttaTGGGAAGAGGTAGATGCGACAACGTTGAAGGGTAAATGCCCATAATGAATGTGGAAatgatcattctctactttacattcatagatcgctcggagccctcataccactcctggcgcagtggttaagtggTTAAGCCATGCGGCACTACGTCTTAATGCCCTTACTTTTGCACTTCTTTAAAATAATAAATGTTAAGAGCAGAAAGCTACTAAAAATGGTATGTATCATTTGTAAGACCTAGAATATTTACAGCATACGGGAAAAGAACCAGACTGTATTACATTCCATCTTTTTTTCAATGACTTCCTATAAGATTCAACAGTTGTATCTGTAGTAAAAGCAGATAAACAATTGAATGAATGGATACTCCATAAAGTACAATAAATAATTTGGTGGGCTACTAGTCATGAAGAAAATTTCCCTTTCTGTTTTTCAATAATAATTAAACCAATTGTTTTCTTCAATCTACGAGTAATTAGCTCCTCTATTGCTCATTCTACTATATAGCTGCTAGTTATGTGCACGAGATTTAGTATGCCATAGAGGACTGGTGTGCATAGTATAACACGAATGTATAAGAGGAACATGTAAAGAAAGATGTATAAGCTGACTGTTGGCGTTGTATGTGTTTGCAGTGACAAGTATATGTGAGAGATGTAAAGCAATCGTAATTTTAC
This region of Amblyomma americanum isolate KBUSLIRL-KWMA chromosome 5, ASM5285725v1, whole genome shotgun sequence genomic DNA includes:
- the LOC144135005 gene encoding uncharacterized protein LOC144135005 yields the protein MARGTTAWATICLVISVVSSRTRVCRNWPPVGDLTVMDLLEMIRNQSPGKIPLPGVSGRVSGYDYANTTAWKLNVTQVGQHDAKGFKRYCFRGRKDTVEARYTLSTVLSTLWWKLGARHGSDGNAEVGGEFDTVVKGTDLTVRFVVRRNRRDGRVRLCADEVTLTNLGLPTFEARSFSGEEDKSLRYLSKQLFNNEEERLVSGLKRILKRNVFSCVGRLTRIKRP